The DNA segment TAAAGAACATTTTATTATCAAAGATGAAAAATGTTTTGACCGTCAGTCTATAATTTCTTTTTTAAAACAGAAGAGAATAGCTATATATGATACTGCTATTGCTGTGCGAAGAATTAAGAATACAGCATCTGACAAAGACCTGGAAATTGTTGAGAGGACTGATATAAATGCTATGTTAATGGCTATGCCTTATTGTCATACAATAATAACTACAGGGCAAAAGGCTACGGATCAGATTGTTGAACGTTTCTCAATTTTGCAACCAAAAGTAGGTAGTTACACTGAGTTTGATTATGCAGGCAGACAAATGCGTCTCTACCGAATGCCAAGTTCTTCTAGGGCATATCCAATGAAGATTGAAAAAAAAGCTGACTACTATAGAGATATGTTTTCTTTTCTAAGCTTATAGTCCTTATATGCATTTATACATTCAGAAACTCCGTATACGATACAGCAGCAACCTATTATAATGAGAGGCAGACTTGCTGATTCTATTGGGTATATAAGAACGAATAGTCCTGTAAGCAGTATTATTGATGGGGCTAAATAGAATGCCCAAGATATATCGCTAATCTTTTTCAAATTTACAAGCATAATAAATTGATTTATTGCACCTAATATTATTATTGCTCCAAGTAGATACATCAGTAGAGATACAAATGTGTCAGGCATAAGAGTAAGAAAAAGTCCTAATATAATACTACCTAATCCAGCAATAGGTAATGATGGATTTCCACCGGATATTATTTTACCGTTAGCATCTAACAACTGTTCAGGTCTTGCATTCTTTCTGGTTGACAAGTATGTGGCGACAGAAAATACGCCAGGTAAGATAAAAAGAATACCAATACAAATCGTAATGCCTGTAATGGTCTTATCAGGGTATTTTATGAGTAGTATCCCGATGATAATTGCGCATATAGCGCGAAAAATAGAACTTTGTAATATTTTCATATAATAATTTGTTTACACAATATTACGCAAATTTAATGAGATTGTGCTTAAAATAGAAATTTTTCTGTAATTTTGTAGGAAAATATTTTTATATGACTTATTTATATTTAGTACGGCACGGAGAAACAGTAGATAATGTAAATCAAATATTGCAGGGGCAGACAGATGGGCAATTGACTCCAAATGGTATTCTTCAGGCGGAAAAAGTGAGAGATAACTTAAAAAAATCTCATTTCGACGCTATAGTTTCAAGCGATCTGCAGCGTTCTGTTGATACGGCTTTGATAATAGCTCAACCACACAGTCTTGAAGTGGAGAAAATACAATTGCTGCGTGAACGTGACTGGGGTGGATTTACTGGTGAGTTTATACCGGACCTT comes from the Xylanibacter oryzae DSM 17970 genome and includes:
- a CDS encoding histidine phosphatase family protein yields the protein MTYLYLVRHGETVDNVNQILQGQTDGQLTPNGILQAEKVRDNLKKSHFDAIVSSDLQRSVDTALIIAQPHSLEVEKIQLLRERDWGGFTGEFIPDLKDKVWPDDIETLEHMIARAHNFITYIKASYKDKHVLAVGHGIINKAIQAVYYNKTMSEISKMANGEVRILIL
- a CDS encoding uracil-DNA glycosylase family protein translates to MSTDNIEIEYHPLQPFIPDGARLLMLGSFPPSKKRWCMDFFYPNFINDMWRIFGLVFFSDKEHFIIKDEKCFDRQSIISFLKQKRIAIYDTAIAVRRIKNTASDKDLEIVERTDINAMLMAMPYCHTIITTGQKATDQIVERFSILQPKVGSYTEFDYAGRQMRLYRMPSSSRAYPMKIEKKADYYRDMFSFLSL
- a CDS encoding HdeD family acid-resistance protein, yielding MKILQSSIFRAICAIIIGILLIKYPDKTITGITICIGILFILPGVFSVATYLSTRKNARPEQLLDANGKIISGGNPSLPIAGLGSIILGLFLTLMPDTFVSLLMYLLGAIIILGAINQFIMLVNLKKISDISWAFYLAPSIILLTGLFVLIYPIESASLPLIIIGCCCIVYGVSECINAYKDYKLRKENISL